Below is a window of Variovorax terrae DNA.
ATCGTCGCGGCCGAGCATTTCGCGAACTTCTTCATGAACAACATGCCGGCCTACGCGATCGGCATGGCCGACCACTACGAGGGCCCGATCGAGGACCCGCAGTGGCTGGGCATCCAGAAGACCCGCGTGCCCGGCAACGCCGCGCTGTCGCAGCGCCTGATCCGCGAGGTGATGCAGACGGTGGACGTGGCCTATGCCGAGGAATGGAAGTTCGACCACGGCATCATGGTGCCGCTGAACTTCCTGACCCCGAAGTACGACACCACCATCATCCCGGTCAACATCAACTGCCAGGGCCCGCCGCTCACGCCGCTGCACCGCGCCTGGGCCTTCGGCGAGGCGCTGCGCCGCGCCTGCGACCAGGCGCCCGAGCGCATCGCGCTGGTCGGCACCGGCGGCATCTCGCACTGGCCCTGCACGCCCGACTCGGGCAAGGTCAACGAGGCCTGGGACCGCGATTTCCTGGACCGCTGGTGCCGCAACGACCGCGCGGCCATGCTGGACTACACCGACGAGGCCACCTACCGCGAGGCCGGCCAGGGCGGCTTCGAGATCCGCACCTTCATCACCGTGGCGGCCGCCGCGCGAGGACGCGGCGAGGTGCTGCACTTCAAGCCGATCCCGATCTTCGCGGTGAGCTGCACGGCCGCGACCATGAGCGTGGAGTAGGCCCATGCCGCACCTGGTCATCCTCTACACCGGCAACCTCGAGCGCGAAACCGACATGACGGCGCTGTGCCGCAGCCTGGCCGACGCCATGCTCACGGTGCGCGACGAGGCCGGCAAGCAGGTCTTCCCCACCGGCGGCACGCGCGTGCTGGCCTACCCGGCCGCGCACCATGCCGTGGCCGACGGCCAGCGCGACTACGCCTTCGTCTACCTCAACCTGCGCATGGGTGCCGGCCGCTCGGCCGCCACGCACCAGCGTGCGGGCGACGCCGTGCTGGCGGCGGCCCGGGCGCATTTCGATCCGCTGATGGCGCAGCGCCTGGTCGGCATCACCGTGCAGGTGGACGAGAGCCCCGGCCAGGTCTACGACGCCAAGCACAGCAACATCCACCCGCTCTTCCAGAAGTGATCCCATGTTTCCCCAAGACCTGATCGACCGGCTCGCCGCCGAACTGCACCATAGCGAGAAGACCCGCGTGCAGGTGGAGCATTTCTCCAAGCGCTACCCCGGCATGAGCGTCGAGGACGGCTACGCGATCTCGCGCGCCTGGATGAAGCTCAAGCTCGCCGAGGGCCGCACCGTGCGCGGCCACAAGATCGGCCTGACCTCGCGCGCCATGCAGATCTCCAGCCAGATCGACGAACCCGACTACGGCACGCTGCTGGACGACATGTTCTTCGAGCCCGGCGACATCCCGATGGCGCGCTTCATCGCGCCGCGCGTGGAGGTCGAGCTGGCCTTCGTGCTCAGGAAGCGCATCAGCGGTACGAACGTAACCGTGGACGACGTGCTCGACGCCACCGAGTACGTGACGCCGGCGATCGAGATCATCGACTCGCGCATCGAGCAGTTCGACCGCCACACCAAGGCCATGCGCAAGGTCTACGACACCATCAGCGACAACGCCGCGAATGCGGCCATCGTGCTCGGCGGCCGGCAGGTCGCGCCGCGCGAGGTGGACCTGCCCTGGTGCGGCGCCATCCTGCGCCAGAACGGCGCGGTCGAGGAGACCGGCCTGGCCGCCGGCGTGCAGGGCCATCCCGCGATCGGCGTGGCCTGGCTGGCGATGAAGCTCGCGCCCTGGGGCGAATCCCTGGAGCCGGGCCAGGTGGTGCTGGCCGGCTCCTTCACGCGGCCGGTGGCGGCCAAGGCCGGCGATGTTTTCGACGCCGACTACGGCCCGCTGGGCCGCTTCGAGTTCCGCTTCGTCTGACCCTGTCCGGAGACCCGCCATGCAAACCCCCGCGAACCCCTTCAAGCAATCCCTGGCCGCGAAGCAGGCCCAGATCGGCCTGTGGCTGGGCCTGGCCGATGCCTACACGGCCGAGATCTGCGCCGGCGCCGGCTTCGACTGGCTGCTGGTCGACGGCGAGCACGCGCCCAACGGCCTCACCGACATCCTGGCGCAACTGCAGGCCATCGCCACCGTGCCCGGCACCCATGCCGTCGCGCGCGTGCCCATGGGCCACGGGCATGTGGGCCAGATGCTGATCAAGCAGTACCTGGACGTGGGCGCGCAGACCCTGCTGGTGCCGATGGTGGACACGGCCGAGCAGGCGGCCACGTTGGTGCAGTCCATGCGCTACCCGCAGGACGACGGCCGCGGCGGCGTGCGCGGCATGGCCGGCGCCCGCGCTTCGCGCTGGGGCCGCTACCCGGGCTATGCCAAGGAGGCCAACGCCCAGGTCTGCCTGCTGGTGCAGGTCGAGACCCGCCTGGGCCTGGACAACCTGGACGCCATTGCCGCCACCGAGGGCGTGGACGGCGTCTTCATCGGCCCGGCCGACCTGTCGGCCTCGATGGGCCATGTGGGCAACCCGGGCCACCCTGAGGTGCAGTCCGCCATCGAGGACGCCATCGCGCGCATCCTGAAGGCCGGCAAGGCGCCCGGCATCCTGAGCGCGGACGAGGCGCTGGCGCGGCGCTACCTCGAACTCGGCGCGCTGTTCGTGGCCGTGGGCCTGGACACCGGGCTGCTGGCGCGCGGCACCAGCGCGCTGGCCGCGAAGTTCAAGGCCGGGCTCGCGCCGGCCCCCACCACCACCGGCAAAGTCTACTGAGATGGCCGACGCGCCCGTGTGCCTGGTCACCGGCTCGGCCACCGGCATCGGGGCGGCCTGCGCGCGCGAGTTCGCGCGGCGCGGCTGGAACGTGGCCGTCACTTACCTGGGCGAGGCGCAGCGGGCCGACGCCGAGGCGGTGGCCGCCGACTGCGCGCAAGCGGGCGCGAGCGTGCTGCTGCAGCCGCTGGACGTGACGGACGACGCCAGCTGCACGCAGGCGGCCCAGGCCGCGCTGCAGCGCTTCTCGCGCCTGGACGCCCTGGTCAACTGCGCCGGCACGACACGCTTCGTCCCGCATGCCGACCTGGACGCGCTGGACGCCGGTGAATTCCACCGCACCTACGGCGTGAACGTGGTGGGCGTGCACCAGATGGTGCGCGCCTGCGCTGGCGCGCTGCGCGAGAGCGAGGCCGGCGCCGTGGTCAACATCTCGTCCATCGGCGGCGTGCTGGGCCGGGGCTCGTCGATGGCCTACGCGGCCTCCAAGGGCGCGCTCAACACGCTCACGCTGGCGCTGGCCCGCGCGCTGGCGCCCGCGGTCCGCGTCAACGCCATCGCGCCCGGCTTCGTGGAGGGCGGCCTGCCCAGCCGCGTGCTCGACGCGGCGAACCACGCGCAGGTGCTGGATGCGCAGACCCTGGCCTCGGTGCTGGCGCGCGTGTCGCAGCCCGAAGAAGTGGCGGCGCTCGCCTTCTTCATCGCCGCGCGCGCGCCGGGCATGACCGGCGAGGTGATCCAGCTCGACAACGGCCTGCACCTGAACGCCGGCTGATCCGCCCCCCCAAAAAGAGACCCACGGAAGACACACACCCATGACAGCCCCGAAGAAGTTCCGCTCGGCCACGATCTACGAGGGCACGATCCGCGCCACCACGCGCAGCTTCCTGCACGCGCTGGGCCAGGACGACGAGGACATCGCGCGGCCGCACATCGGCGTGTTCCACACCGGCGGCGAGATGAGCCCGTGCAACCTGAACCTGCGCGAGCAGGCCCAGCATGCCAAGACCGGCATCTACGCGGGCGGCGGCACGCCGCACGAATGCCCGGTGGTGTCGGTGAGCGACGGCCTCACCATGGCGCATTCGGGCATGCGCTTCTCGCTGATCTCGCGCGAGCTGATCGCCGACAGCGTGGAAGCCTCGGTGCGCGGCCACCAGTGGGACGGCATCTTCGGCATCGGCGCCTGCGACAAGAATCTTCCCGGCCTGATGATGGGCATGGTGCGCTGCAATGTGCCCAGCGTGTTCGTGCATGGCGGCTCGGCCCTGCCGGGGCAGATGCCGGGCCCCGACGGCCGCGACCTCAACGTGGTGGACACCTACGAGACCATCGGCAAGGTGCTGGCCGGCGATGCCACGCACGAGGAGCTCGACGCCATGAGCCACGCCTGCCTGCCCACCGCCGGCGCCTGCGCGGGCCAGTTCACGGCCAACACCATGGGCATGGTGTCGGAGGTGCTGGGCCTGGCGCCGATCGGCTCCAGCATGGTGCCGGCGGTGTTCAGCGAGCGAGCACCGCTGATGCGCCGCGCCGCCAGGCAGCTCATGAAGGCGGTCATGGGCGACAGCCCGCTGCCGCGCGACATCGTGACGCGCCAGGCCCTGGAGAACGCCTGCGCGGTGGTCAGCGCCACCGGCGGCTCGACCAACGCGGCGCTGCACATCCCGGCCATCGCGCACGAGGCCGGCATCCGGTTCCACCTCGACGACGTGGCCGAGGTGTTCGCCCGCACGCCGCTGATCGCCGACCTGCGCCCAGGCGGCAAGTACCTGGCGCGCGACATGTACTACATCGGCGGCGCCGGCGTGGTGATGCGCGAGCTGCTGGCGCAGGGCTTCCTGCACGGCGACGCGCTCACCTTCACCGGCCGCAGCCTGGCCGAAGAGCTGGCCGGCGCCAACGCGCCCGATGGCCGCGTGGTGCGCCCCGTGGCCGACGCGCTGAGCCGCGACGGCGGCCTGGCCGTGCTCAAGGGCAACCTCTGCCCCGACGGCGCCCTGCTCAAGACCGCGGGCCTGAAGACCCTGGTGCACCGCGGCCCGGCGCGGGTGTTCGAGTCGGAGGAGGAGGCGCAGGCGGCGGTGCAGAACCAGCGCTACCAGCGCGGCGACGTGATCGTGATCCGCAACGAAGGCCCCAAGGGCAGCCCCGGCATGCGCGAGATGCTGGGCATCACCGCGCTGCTCTACGGCCAGGGCATGGGCGATCAGGTGGCGCTGCTGACCGACGGCCGCTTTTCCGGCGCCACGCGCGGCCTGTGCATCGGCTACGCGGGGCCCGAGGCCGCCGACGGCGGGCCGATCGCGGCGCTGCGCGACGGCGACATCGTGAGCATCGACGCGCGCGCCGGCTCGCGCAGCATCACGGTGGAGCTGAGCGGCGAGGAGATCGCGCGCCGGCTCGCCGCGCGTGGGGTCTCCCCGGGTGTGCAGCACCGCGGCCTGCTGGAAAAATACGCGCTCACGGTTCGCCCCAGCCACCAGGGCGCCGTCACCCATTCGGGGGCGGTGACCTGGCTGCGCGACGAGTCCTGACCTTTCCCATCACAACCCCCAGGAGACACGACATGACGATTTCCCGCCGCCACCTGATCCAATCCACCGGCGCCGGCGCGCTGCTGGCCATGCTGGGCGAACGCGCCTTCGCGCAGGCCCAGATCGAGACGCTCAAGATCATCACGGGCTTTGCCGCGGGCGGCACCTCCGACACCACCTGCCGCCGCGTGGCCACCCGGCTGAGCCCCGACTACGCCAAGACCGCCGTGGTGGAGAACCGCACCGGCGCCGGCGGCCAGATCGCGATCCAGTACGTCAAGGGCGCGCCGGCCGACGGCGCCACGATGCTGCAGACGCCGACGTCCATGCTCACGATCTACCCGCACATCTACAAGAAGCTGCCCTACGATCCGCAGGCCGACCTGACGCCGGTGTCGCTGGGCTGCGTGTTCGACTTCGGCTTCGCGGTCGGCCCGGCCGTGCCGCTGGGCGTGAAGACCGTGCCCGACTTCCTGGCCTGGGCCAAGGCCAACCCGCTGGGCGCCAACTTCGGCTCGCCGGCCGCGGGCTCGACGCCGCACTTCGTCGGCGCGCTGCTCGGCAAGAGCGCGGGCATCGAGCTCAAGCACGCGGCCTACCGCGGCACGCAGCCAGCCATGCTGGACCTGCTGGGCGGCCAGATCTCGGCCGTCTCGGGGCCGATCGGCGACATCACGCAGCACCTGCCCACCGGCAAGGTGCGCATCCTGGGCGTCTCGGGCGCCAAGCGCAGCCGCTTCGCGCCCGACGTGCCCACGCTGACCGAGCAGGGCCTCAAGGACATGGCCTACAGCGAATGGTTCGCCTTCTTCCTGCCGCCCAAGGCGCCGCAGGACGTGGTGGCCCGCCTCAACGCCGGGCTCAAGAGCGCGCTGGCCTCCAAGGACGTGATCGACGGCCTCAACGGCTTCGGCCTGGAGGCCCTGTCGTCCACGCCGGCCGAGCTCAGCGCCCTGATCAAGAAAGACACGGCCATGTGGGCGCCCATCGTCAAATCGATCGGCTTCACCGCCGACGCCTGATGCGCCCCCACGCTCGTCACGCCGTGTACTTCGCGGCCCCCCGAGGGGGCCGCAGTCGCCTTGGGGCGGCCCGGCGGCGACTGAGCCCTTCCCTGTTTGTTTTTCCTGGAGACCGCCCGTGAACGCCACCCCCAAACCCTCCGCCGCCATGCACCCCGACGAGTGGCAGGCCCGCGTACAGCTCGCGGCCTGCTACCGCGTGTTCGCGATGCTGGGCTGGACCGAGATGATCTACAACCACATCACGGTGCGGTTGCCTGACAGCGCCACGGGCGGCGCCAAGCAGTTCCTGATCAACCCGTTCGGCCTGCACTACAGCGAGGTCACCGCGAGCAACCTGCTCAAGATCGACCTGCAGGGCAACAAGCTGGACGACAACCCCTGGCCGGTGAACCCGGCCGGCTTCACCGTGCACGCCGCGATCCACGACGGCCTGCCCGACGCGCATTGCGTGATGCACACCCACACCACGGCCGGCGTGGCCGTGGCCTGCACCCAGGGCGGGCTGGCGCAGAACAACTTCTACTCTGCCCAGCTCGACGACCTGGTGGCCTACCACGACTTCGAGGGCATCACCATCCACGCCGACGAGGCGCCGCGCCTGCTGAAGAACATCGGCGACAAGCCCGTGGTGATCCTGCGCAACCACGGCCTGCTGGCCTGGGCGCCCACCTTGCCGCTGGCCTTCGTGCGGCTGTGGACGCTGCAGCGCGCCTGCGAGATCCAGATGGCGCAGGCCGCGCTGGGCCCGGCCATCGCCGTGCCGCCGGCCGTGGCGCGCAAGACCACGCATGACTCGTTCCAGTTCGACGCCCAGTTCGGCGCCGGCCAGGATGTGTTTGACGCGCTGGTGCGGCAGGTCGACCGGATTGACGTCAGCTATCAAAACTAGAGCAAACTTTGACCACCCGACGCGGACATCAGGCCCAAATGACTGAGAAAACGATCTCCAAGGCATGTATCTACGGCGCCGGCGCCATCGGCGGCTGGATCGGCATGGCGCTGGCGTCCAGCGGCTGCAGCATCAGCGTGGTGGCACGCGGCGCCACGCTGGAAGCCCTGAAGGCCCATGGCCTGCGGCTGCAGAAAGGCGAGGCGACGACGTCCATTCCCGTGCAGGCCAGCGCCGACCCGGCCGAGCTGGGCGTGCAGGACCTCGTGGTGATTGCCGTCAAGGCGCCGGCCCTGCCCGAGGTGGCGCGCCGGATCGCGCCGCTGATCGGGCCGGACACCCTCGTGCTGACCGCGATGAACGGCGTGCCCTGGTGGTTCTTCGAGGGCTTCGGCGGCCGCTGGCAGGGCACGCGCCTGAAGGCGGTGGACCCCGAGGGCGCGATCGCGCAGGCCATCCCGGCACGCCACATCATCGGCTGCGTGGTGCATGCGAGCTGCTCGCTCAACGGCCCCGGCTTCGTGCGCCACCATTTCGGCAACCGCCTGATCCTGGGCGAGCCCTCGGGCGAGAAAACGGCGCGCGTGCAGGAACTGGCGGCGCTGCTCACGCAGGCCGGCCTCGAAGCGCCGGTGTCCGAGCAGATCCAGAAGGACGCCTGGTACAAGCTGTGGGGCAACATGACGGTCAACCCGGTCAGCGCGATGACCGGCGCCACCACCGACCTCATCCTCGACGACGAGCTGGTGCGCGGCTTCATCTCCAGCGTGATGCTGGAGGCGCGCGAGATCGGCGCGCGCATCGGCATCCCGATCGCCGACCAGCCCGAGGACCGCCACCAGGTCACGCGCAAGCTCGGCGCCTTCAAGTCCTCGATGCTGCAGGATGTGGAAGCCGGCAAGGCGGTGGAGCTCGACGCACTGGTCACCGTGGTGAAGGAACTGGGCACCCTGACCGGCGTGCCCACGCCCTTCACCGACGCGCTGCTGGGCCTGGCCCGGCTGCATGCGCGGGTGCACGGGCTGTACTGAGCGGCTGCCTGCTGGGTGGGGGTTCTCGCTGGCCTGCTTGGCTGGCGAGGGGCAGGCGAGGGGCCAGCGGCGCGGCGGCGATCTTGCGCTCGGTACGGCTCATGTCCTCCCCCCTTTGCTATCGTGTCGTGGTCTTCGCGCCATCCATCGTGTCCGTCGCCGGCCAGATGTGGCGCACCGCCTCCGAGAAGGTGCGGGCGGCAGGCGCATGGTGCTGCAACAGCCCAGCCACCATGACGAGCGCCAGCAGCGTCGCCGCCGCGAACGGCAGCGTGCCGCGCAGCAGCACGCGAGCCCAGCTCCCGATCACGTCCACGCGCCCCAGCCGCTTGACCAGCACCCCTGCGAACACCACTTCAAAAGCGGCTTCCAGCAGCAGCGCCGGACCACCGATCCATGCGAACGCAGCCGCCAGCAGCATGCCCAGCGCTACCGCCGCCAGCGCCAGCAGGCAGCCTTCTCCATCGCCGACCGGAAAATCCACATTCGCCCCCAGATCCGTCATGGCCTCGCCGGAGCCACGCTCCTGCCGCATGAAGTCCGACCAAACCCGGACACAGAGAAAGAACACCGGGTACGACAGCGCGAAGCTGATGGCATAGCGCAAGGGCATGTTGGCGACGTTCCATCGCACAAGCAGTGCGCTGATCAGCCAGCCGCTGGCCCAGGTCACACCGAAGATCAAGCCCGCATGCACGCCCACCCAGCGCCAGCGCAGCCGGCTTTCAATGAAGCGGCGCTTTTCGCGCACGTGGCGCAGCGCGTCCCAGTGGTCGCCGGCCACCCGCGGCTACTCCGCCACCACCACCGGCACGCGCGGCGCCAGCGCGCACATCAGTTCGTAGCCCACGGTGCCGGCGGTGGCGGCCACCTCGTCGATCGGCAGCACCGTGCCGTTGGCGGCGCGGCCCCACAGCGTGACCTCGCTGCCGAAGCCGGCCTCGGGCACCGGCGTGAGGTCCACCGCGATCATGTCCATGCTGACGCGGCCCACGGTGCGGGTGCGCACGCCGTCCACCAGCACCGGCGTGCCGGTGGGGCACAGGCGCGGGTAGCCGTCGGCATAGCCGCAGGCCACGGTGCCGATCCGGAGCGGCGCCTCGGCCGTAAAATTGGAGCCATATCCCACGGAGGTCCCCGCCAGCAGGTGCTGGACAGCTATGATTTTGCTAGCAAGCGTCATCGCCGGCTGCAGACCCCAGTGGGCCGCGGAATGCTCGGGAAAGTCGGGCGCGCTGCCGTACACCGCGATGCCGGGCCGCACCCAGTCGGCGCGCACGGCGGGATCGGCCGCGTGGCGCAGCGTGGCGGCGCTGTTGGACAGCGTGCGCTCGCCGGGCAGGTCCTGCGTGGCGGCCTGGAAGGCGGCGAGCTGCTGCGCGATGCCGCGCGGGCCGTCGGCGTCGCTGAAGTGCGTCATCAGCGAGATCTCGTCCACCTGCGGCAGTGCGTTCAGGCGGGTCCAGGCGGCGCGGTAGCGCTGCGGCGTGAAGCCCAACCGGTTCATGCCCGAGTTCATCTTGAGGAACACGCGGTGCGGCTGGTGCGTCTTGTGGGTGGCCAGCATGTCGATCTGCTCGTCGCAGTGCACGGTGTGCCACAGGCCCAGGCGCGAGCACAGCTCGAGGTCGCGCGGCTCGAACACGCCTTCGAGCAGCAGGACCGGGCCGCGCCATCCGAGGCGGCGCACGCGCTCGGCTTCGTCCAGGTCGATCAGCGCGAAACCGTCGGCGCCGCGCAGGCCTTCGTAGGCGCGCTCGATGCCGTGGCCATAGGCATTGGCCTTCACCACCGCCCACACTTTCGCATCGGGTGCGGCCTGCCGCGCACGCAGCAGGTTGTGGCTCAGGGACGAGGTGTGGATGGTGGCGAGAATGGGGCGTGGCATGGCGGCGGCAGGGAGTTCCGGCGGGGAGATGCAGCAGATTTTGGCACTGCGGGGCGTGATATAACCCCCTGTCGATTGGAGACAGTGACAAAATCAATTGGCATCAGCGCGACTGATGCCCAAGCAGCTATTTGATGAAGCGCGGTTTTTACACCATCATGTCAGCCCAGTTTTTCAGTTCACTGGCTGACAACGCTATTTTCGTGGCTGCCGTCGAACTGCTGCGCACCAATGGCTCTCCCGAGTGGCAGCGCGCGGCCCTGGTGCCGATGTTCGCGCTGTTCTATGTGATCCTCGCGCCCTGGCTGGGCGCGTTCGCCGATGCGCTGCCCAAGGGCCGGGTGATGTTCATCAGCAACGCGATCAAGGTGGTGGGCTGCCTGCTGATGCTGTTCGGCCTGCACCCGCTCTTGGCCTATGCCGTGATCGGGCTCGGGGCCGCGGCCTACTCGCCGGCCAAGTACGGCATCCTCACCGAGCTGCTGCCGGCCTCGCAGCTGGTCAAGGCCAACGGCTGGATCGAGGGGCTGACAATCGCCTCCATCATCCTGGGCGTGCTGCTGGGCGGCCAGCTGGTCGGGCACCACATGTCGAGCATGCTGCTGTCGTTCGACTTCCCCTTCATCGACACCGGCATCGACACGCCGCCCGAAGCCGCCATCCTGGTGCTGGTGTTCGTGTTCCTGGTCGCGGCCTGGTTCAACACGCGCATCCCGCACACCGGGGTGGAGATGCGCCCGCTGCCGCGCAACCCGCTGGATCTGCTGCCGGACTTCTGGAGCTGCAACTCGCGCCTGTGGCGCGACAAGCTGGGCCAGATCTCGCTGTCCACCACCACGCTGTTCTGGGGCGCGGGCGGCAACCTCAAGTTCATCGTGCTGGCCTGGGCCGCCGTGGCCCTGGGCTACAACACCACGCAGGCCTCCGCGCTGACCGGCGTGGTAGCCATCGGCACGGCGGTGGGCGCCATCGTGGCCTCCATGCGCATGCGGCTGGACATGGCGACGCGCGTGATTCCCATGGGCATCTCGATGGGCCTGCTGCTGGTGCTGATGAACTTCATCCACAACGTGTGGCTGGCCGTGCCTTTCCTGATCCTGCTGGGCGGCCTGGGCGGCTTCCTCGTGGTGCCGATGAATGCGCTGCTGCAGCACCGCGGCCACAACCTGATGGGCGCCGGCCGCTCGATCGCGGTGCAGAACTTCAACGAGCAGGCCTGCATCCTGGGCCTGGGCGCGTTCTACAGCCTGTCGATCAAGCTGGGCCTGTCGGTGTTCGGCGCGATCACCGCGTTCGGCGTGGTGGTGGCGGGCGTGATGTGGCTGATCAAGAACTGGCACGACAACAACTGCGTGCGGTACCGCGAGGAGGTCGACCACCTGCTCGACATCGCGCGGCACGATAATATGCACGGCTGATCCAGGGGCCCTGCGGGCTGCGCCCGCTCCCTGTTTCCAGATGCCCGCTTCCTCTGCGCCCCGGCCCCCTTTCCCGCCGCGGCGCCCGCCCCCACCATGAACCCCCTGCTGCCCGCCCTCGCCCTCCTGTTCAACGCCTTCGTCTGGGGCATTTCGTGGTGGCCGTTTCGCCTGCTGGAAAGCCATGGCCTGCATCCGCTGTGGGCCACGGCCATCATCTATGTGTTCTCGCTGGCCTGCGTGCTGGCGCTGCGCCCGAACGCCTGGCGCGGCTTCGCGGGGCACCCGGCGCTGTGGCTGCTGGCGCTCTCCTCGGGCATCACCAACATGGGCTTCAACTGGGCCGTGACGGTGGGCGACGTGGTGCGCGTGGTGCTGCTGTTCTACCTGATGCCGGCCTGGACCGTGCTGCTGGCCTGGCTGGTGCTGGGCGAGAAGCCGGCCCCGGCCTCGCTGCTGCGCATGGCCCTGGCGCTGGCGGGCGTGGTGATCGTGCTCAGGACCGAGCACTCGGCCTGGCCGGTGCCCGAGGGCTATGCCGACTGGCTGGCGCTGCTGGGCGGCTTCAGCTTCGCGCTGACCAACATTCTGCTGCGCCGGCTGCACCGCGCGCCGCCCGAGTCGCGCGTGGTGGCGATGTTCAGCGGCGGCACGCTGACGGCCTGCGGCGCCGCGCTGATCGGCATGACGCAGGGCCTGGTGAGCGCGCCGCCGGCGCCCGCCACGGCCTGGCTGCTGGTGGCGGGGCTGCTGAGCCTGGGCTTCCTGGCCGGCAACATCGCGCTGCAGTTCGGCGCCTCGCGCCTGAACGCGCACACCACGGCGCTGGTGATGCTGTCCGAGGTGGTGTTCGCCAGCGTGTCGGCCGTGGTGCTGGGCGCGGCCGAGCTGCCGGGGCGCATTCTGGTGGGCGGCTCGCTGATCCTGCTGGCGGCGCTGTGGTCCGCGCTGTCGCCAAGCCCGGCCGAGGCCCCGCTCAGCGCGGCTTCCTGAGGGCGTCGGGGTTGGGAATACTGGTGCCCAGGTCGGTGTGCTGGAAGCCGCGCTGGATCTGGGTGTCGTACCGGCTCAGGATGCCCACCAGATCGCTTTCGTCCAGCGGCTTGACGAGGTAGGCGTCGCAGCCGGCCAGCGAGCCCTTGATCTTGTCGATGGCGCCGCCGCGGCTGGTCAGCAGCACGACCACGGGCGGCTTGCCGTCGGGGTAGCTGCGCTGCTTGATGGCGCGGCAGGTCTGGTAGCCGTCCATGCCCGTCATCACCACGTCGAGAAAAACGAAGCGGTAGGGCCGCGCGGCCAGCCGCTCCAGCGCCTGTTCGCCGCTGTGCACCATCTCGGCCTTGAAGCCGAAGCGGCGCAGGCTGTTCTGCATGAAGCGCAGGGCGGTGTCGCTGTCGTCCACCACCAGGATGCCGTCGTCGTCGGGCTGCGGGCGCGCCGCGGGCGGCTGCCGGTCGGTCGGCGCAAAGGGCCGGGTGTCGGCGAAGCCGGGCACCAGGGCGGACGGCGCCGCGGCGGCGCGCGGCACCAGCATCTGGTCGATGGCCGTGAGCAGGCTCATGAGCTTGATCGGGCGCGGCTGGCGCGGCCAGCCGCTGCCGCCGTCCGACGCGCCGACCAGCAGCACATGCTGCGCCGGCGGCTTTGCGAGCAGCCCCTGCAGGACGGCCGCGTCATCGGCATTGGCGATGAGGAGCACCGCCTGCGCCGCGTCGTCGACGATCTGGTAGCCGTTCTGGCGCCGGGCGGCCAGCCGGAAGAAGGATTCGAAGGTCGTCCGCTCGAAGGCCGAGAAACCCAGCAGGGCAATGGGATACGGTGTGTTCATGGTGTGGTGGCGCTTGCTGTCCCTCTTCCTCTTGTTCGCCCCGCGTTGGGCATCCCCCTCTGCTTGCCGCAGCTTCCCGATTATGGCGAAAATGGCCTGAGGCCCAGTGTGGTGCCGCCCTTCTTCCGGAGCCCTTCATGTCCAGCATCTACGATTTCGACGCCCTGCAGATCAACGGCAAGACCGTGCGGCTCAAAAAATACCAGGGCAAGGTGCTGCTGGTGGTGAACACCGCCAGCGCCTGCGGCTTCACGCCGCAGTTCGGCGGGCTGGAAGAGCTGCACCAGACCTATGGCGGCCAGGGCCTGGTGGTGCTGGGCTTTCCCTGCAACCAGTTCGGCGCG
It encodes the following:
- a CDS encoding Bug family tripartite tricarboxylate transporter substrate binding protein codes for the protein MTISRRHLIQSTGAGALLAMLGERAFAQAQIETLKIITGFAAGGTSDTTCRRVATRLSPDYAKTAVVENRTGAGGQIAIQYVKGAPADGATMLQTPTSMLTIYPHIYKKLPYDPQADLTPVSLGCVFDFGFAVGPAVPLGVKTVPDFLAWAKANPLGANFGSPAAGSTPHFVGALLGKSAGIELKHAAYRGTQPAMLDLLGGQISAVSGPIGDITQHLPTGKVRILGVSGAKRSRFAPDVPTLTEQGLKDMAYSEWFAFFLPPKAPQDVVARLNAGLKSALASKDVIDGLNGFGLEALSSTPAELSALIKKDTAMWAPIVKSIGFTADA
- a CDS encoding class II aldolase/adducin family protein; this translates as MNATPKPSAAMHPDEWQARVQLAACYRVFAMLGWTEMIYNHITVRLPDSATGGAKQFLINPFGLHYSEVTASNLLKIDLQGNKLDDNPWPVNPAGFTVHAAIHDGLPDAHCVMHTHTTAGVAVACTQGGLAQNNFYSAQLDDLVAYHDFEGITIHADEAPRLLKNIGDKPVVILRNHGLLAWAPTLPLAFVRLWTLQRACEIQMAQAALGPAIAVPPAVARKTTHDSFQFDAQFGAGQDVFDALVRQVDRIDVSYQN
- a CDS encoding 2-dehydropantoate 2-reductase; translated protein: MTEKTISKACIYGAGAIGGWIGMALASSGCSISVVARGATLEALKAHGLRLQKGEATTSIPVQASADPAELGVQDLVVIAVKAPALPEVARRIAPLIGPDTLVLTAMNGVPWWFFEGFGGRWQGTRLKAVDPEGAIAQAIPARHIIGCVVHASCSLNGPGFVRHHFGNRLILGEPSGEKTARVQELAALLTQAGLEAPVSEQIQKDAWYKLWGNMTVNPVSAMTGATTDLILDDELVRGFISSVMLEAREIGARIGIPIADQPEDRHQVTRKLGAFKSSMLQDVEAGKAVELDALVTVVKELGTLTGVPTPFTDALLGLARLHARVHGLY
- the alr gene encoding alanine racemase, whose product is MPRPILATIHTSSLSHNLLRARQAAPDAKVWAVVKANAYGHGIERAYEGLRGADGFALIDLDEAERVRRLGWRGPVLLLEGVFEPRDLELCSRLGLWHTVHCDEQIDMLATHKTHQPHRVFLKMNSGMNRLGFTPQRYRAAWTRLNALPQVDEISLMTHFSDADGPRGIAQQLAAFQAATQDLPGERTLSNSAATLRHAADPAVRADWVRPGIAVYGSAPDFPEHSAAHWGLQPAMTLASKIIAVQHLLAGTSVGYGSNFTAEAPLRIGTVACGYADGYPRLCPTGTPVLVDGVRTRTVGRVSMDMIAVDLTPVPEAGFGSEVTLWGRAANGTVLPIDEVAATAGTVGYELMCALAPRVPVVVAE
- the lplT gene encoding lysophospholipid transporter LplT translates to MKRGFYTIMSAQFFSSLADNAIFVAAVELLRTNGSPEWQRAALVPMFALFYVILAPWLGAFADALPKGRVMFISNAIKVVGCLLMLFGLHPLLAYAVIGLGAAAYSPAKYGILTELLPASQLVKANGWIEGLTIASIILGVLLGGQLVGHHMSSMLLSFDFPFIDTGIDTPPEAAILVLVFVFLVAAWFNTRIPHTGVEMRPLPRNPLDLLPDFWSCNSRLWRDKLGQISLSTTTLFWGAGGNLKFIVLAWAAVALGYNTTQASALTGVVAIGTAVGAIVASMRMRLDMATRVIPMGISMGLLLVLMNFIHNVWLAVPFLILLGGLGGFLVVPMNALLQHRGHNLMGAGRSIAVQNFNEQACILGLGAFYSLSIKLGLSVFGAITAFGVVVAGVMWLIKNWHDNNCVRYREEVDHLLDIARHDNMHG
- a CDS encoding DMT family transporter; the protein is MNPLLPALALLFNAFVWGISWWPFRLLESHGLHPLWATAIIYVFSLACVLALRPNAWRGFAGHPALWLLALSSGITNMGFNWAVTVGDVVRVVLLFYLMPAWTVLLAWLVLGEKPAPASLLRMALALAGVVIVLRTEHSAWPVPEGYADWLALLGGFSFALTNILLRRLHRAPPESRVVAMFSGGTLTACGAALIGMTQGLVSAPPAPATAWLLVAGLLSLGFLAGNIALQFGASRLNAHTTALVMLSEVVFASVSAVVLGAAELPGRILVGGSLILLAALWSALSPSPAEAPLSAAS